The window CGTGTGTTGTAATGGTGGGGAGTTTTTTGGGGCCGCATTGTGGTACTGCATATTTTGGGGGTCTGGAGTGGCTGCTTGCAAGAGCTTGGCTGAGCGCACTGGAGGGCAGGTGAGGCTCTGCCGGCTTTGACAGCATTCACAGCCTGTTGCCCAGGTGgtttgtttacagaaaaatacagagttgTACATTTAACATACAGGATATTGTTAAGTTGTTTAGAGgcaacacagaaattaataaacCATGTAAAGTATTTGAAAAGGATAGGAGAGTAAGTTAATGTGAGCAagtgctggctggcaggatCACAAACTCCATTAAGGTTGGATGTTCCGCCAAGTGGTATGTAGCTTCTGATTCTGAGCATGCTCAAGGTATCTGAAGCCACAGGAAGAGATTCCTTCCAGTAAACATTGGCGGGGGGAGTTTACTTTTTTGCAAGgaagactttttaaaagttgcagAGGTTTATTCTTTATGCGTTGCCTTTGTTACTCGTTTCTAGTGATGGTACGTGGCTGTGcagtttttcagctgttaaTCCCAGGGAAGAGGGCCTCTaaacagagcagctgggctTGTCCCAGCATCTGGTGTCCCTGCCTTGCCCTGGAAAATAGGAAGTGTTTGGAATAAACCCACTGGTTGGTGAAAGTGACAGCTTTGATGTGAAACTCCTGGGGAGAGATTTTGGTGTCACTTAAGGGAGTAAATGGCAGGTGCTGCAGTACTGAAGTGGGATCTGGCAAGGAGCAGTTGGTGCCAAACGGACAGCACTGCCTGGCATGGCTGTGGCCCCTGCCATACGTTTCTCCTCGGGGTCTCACCAGTGACATCCTCCTCTCAAGTGGTTCCATTTCAATGCTTGTGGTTGCAGAGCAGACAGTAATTACCAGCTGTGCTGTTGTACCTTGACGTCCTCGAAGCGAGAAGGgtgctgttctgtttcttgttaGGTATGTTGTGCTACTAGGCCAGACTTAGAACATGCCGGACACGGGAGGGCCTCAGCTTGTTCAGTTACTGATGCTTTACATAAAGCAGTAGCAGCTCAAAAAGATGAGATCATGACGGGGAGCTATGCTTCCCAACACAGAGACCAACACTGCATGCGTTTGTGTTCATGGGGAAGTGGTGGTGATGGGGTGAAACTCATCAATAAGAAGGATTTCGCTGCCAACTTATGCTTGCAAATGGAAAAGTGCACTCCATACAAAAAGTAGTCCTCAGATCTGCCTGTGGaggaaatatgttttattaacatttttcagaagaagtCAAGGTTCACCTTGCAGTTTGTTTCCAAAGTTTAAGTGCTGTATGAATTAGACCTCTGCTAAATCTCCAACTGCACTTTCCCAAAAACCTGCTTGCTATTGATAATTCAGCTCCAGAGACTTGAGTTCGTTCAGTACCGAAAACCTCCTCGAGAGGGCACGTCCTGGGGGTGACCGTGGCCCGTTTAACACCGCTCGCTCACAATGTGGGCATTCCAGCCATTGCCGCTCTGGTAAAAAGTCCTGTACATGCAGACTGACTTGTTCTGCTTTATCGCTGCAGAGGTGAAGCAGGCCTGCAGCTGGGCCAAACCCCACCTTGTCTTGTGCCTCCTTCCACTTCTCTCCGCGGTGAAGTGCTGCGTTACGCTGCGCTGCTCCTGGCTGTTGGGCCAGAGCCCTGCCTGAGCGTTGCATTTTCCCTGGCAGGAGCCTGCTTCTGAGCAAACTTTGGCTCCCTGGAAGTGCCTGTCTTTGGTGCCCCAAAGGTGCAGAAACACCTGGGGAGGTCTCCACAAGAGCTGTTGTATCACAGGGTAAGGGGCTCCTGCTGGGGCCTCTTGCCTGCCTGGGGTAACAGGAGGATGGAAGGAGCCCAggacagcagcattttcagacaCTTGATTCTGTACCACTTGGAAACAATTGTGTGGCTACAGCAGAAATGGTTGTGTTTGCTGGAGGGCCCCCAACTGCCACCTCGGTGCTCGTAAAAACTCAGTGAATACGTTGAAGAGCACTCACGCACCAGCACTGGTCTTTAGTAGGAGTCCGGGTAACTTCTCCCCTGCTAcaatcaagatttttttttctttccctttcccttttaaCTTTTACTTGTGTCTTCAGATTTCTCTTTACAAAAGCTCAGTGATTCTTTTTGTCCTGACCCACAGCCTGTCTCCTGGAGACTTAATGTTTCAAACTAGGGGGTTGGCCTAGACAGAGGCGGAAGGAATTTCTTCAGGCCGTGTTTTTCTGTGGCAAAACTGACGCACAGAGAGATGAGGTGACCCGCTTCCTGCCCCTGAAGGAGACTGTAGGagagatggggatgggggacCCGAGCTTCCTAGCTCTGCTGCGGGAGCCCAGAAACACAAGGTTCTCCAACCTCCTAAGCAAACAGAAGCAGACAACAACGGGTAAAAAAGCTGCCTGGGAGGCACTTGAAAACCTCCCTCTGCTCCAAACAATTTGTCATTATGGACTGGGAGGAATTGCTGAGTGACTAAGCATGGCACAAGGCTGGTTGCGCGGCCAGATGTGGCTGGAGGGCTGCTGGTGTTTGTGGCTCTGTGCTGAGCAGGGTGATGCAGGGCAAGCTGAGGGCCTCTGGGGAGAGCTGGCATCAGGCCTGGGCTGtctccccctctgccccgcCACCCGGGTGTCcttggggcaggagggctgAGGAGGCACGCCGGCAGCACAGGCTTGCTGGCTCGTGTCAGCGGCAGAGGCAGGGAGCGGGGAAAGCCCTTCCTGGCTCAGCCTCGGTGCAGCTCCCATTGTCCCCGCTGACAATGGGGGAGAAGAGCGAATGCTGGAGCTGATGACACAAGCCCAAGCACGGggagcagctggctggctgctgaaGGGAAGCACTGTGTGCTGTGGCGACAGCCACTGCcctgccagtgctgccagggTGAGCGCCAGGCCTGACAACCTCCAGCCTCAATGTAGAACCCGGCTCCGCTCTGCCTGAAAGGGGCGAACCTGCCTGCCTGTGTTTAACCTGCCTGTATTTAACCTGCCTGCCTGTGTTTAACCTGCCTGTATTTAATCTGCCTCTTTTCAGAGCAAGGAGCTTCCCAGCTGGCTTGGAGCACAGGGGGGACCCTGCAAGCAGCTCTTTCCAGCAGCTCTTCTCCTCCGGAACTAGCCACAGGAACCCACACGGTGAGAGTTAACCACCCTGGCCCAACGGTTTCTTCATAAATAAGGGTTATTAATAAACAGTTTCCATTCCTTATGGCTCAGTCGGTAGGAAGGGGAAATTGGGGAaagctatttctgttttctgtagcttGCATTATTCATCTCTCTCGAGAGAGAGATGAGAAAGctaggctggggctggggagcagaggcagtGCAGTGCTCTGCGCCCCTTTCTCTGCCCAGCATCTTCCCAGGAGGCCACTAGGGGCTTCTCCTTTCCCACACAGGTAAATTTCCCCAGGACAAAGGGGTTTAAAGCTGCTCTGGGAGTCAGCGGCCTGTCTGGGGCTTCTAATGCCACACAACCTGGGATAAGCCCCTATAGGTACTCCCCTTGACTGCCAGCTTAAGGGGGGGGACAGGGTGTGTGTGCGCTGTGTCACAGGGTAAGGCGTTCAGCTGGTAGAGGAGGGGAGTTTCACCGTCTGAAGTGGCACCTTTTCCCGGTTCCAACTCTGTCCATGTTGACTTTCATACAAAGAGCCCATGGGACGTGGCACCCTTGCAGAGAGGTTGAACACAGGCTTTCTGGCCCCCCACCCTGCAGGTAAGGGGCACAGCTCAACTCTGAGCTGGGAGCTGAGTTATCTGCCAGACCTGCCCAGTTCAGCTGGCAGAGatgtttctccttcccccagggaCAAGTCTCCCTTTAAGCTCAGCAGAGATCAGGTTTGCAGGGCACGGTGTGGAAAGCAGCTCTCCCATCCCAGCAGCTGcgtggggaaaaaaactagCCCATGCCAAGCACCAGCAGGATGCATTACTGGCTGCAATGGGAGGCAAtgaggaggaggctggagcaggcagccaAGCACCACTCCCACTCAGTCTGGAGACCAGATGGAGCAAACCGAGAGCTCTGTGCCTCAATCAACACCCTCTTCCAAGCTGAGCTGGCTCCTAGTGTCCTGGCTGGCTCCCACAAGGATTTCCAAGTCTCTTGCAGGAAGATTTTAGTGGCCTTGGGCAGGAAGGGCTAGAGGCCAACAGAGATGGTCACCCGCTCCTCCAGATGGATAGCAGATCTCAAGGAGAATGGCTCTACTCTGGTTGGGCAGGAAAGCCGCGCTGCTGGGATATTGCCTGGTGGCTCCCAGATCCCAGGAGGGTGGAAAGGCAGCAGTGCTAAATGAAGCAGAGATTTAAGAGGGGGGAGATCCTACACTGTAGTGAATACTCACTGCTGGCAGCCTCCCAGAGAACCCTCTCTTCAAGGCAAACCACCACAACAAGCGGGAGGGCTCAGCATCCCCATCCTTGGGGCACTCTTGCATGACTGGGTGCAAGCACAGAGCCAGGACTTTCTGCTAGTCACAGCGCACAGGCAGACAGGGAGGAatgagggaaagggagggatgTTCCTGCTGGCAGGTGTGTCAGTGCAGGGACTGTCCTTAgtgtcagtgctgggtcctcACATGCACTTCCCAGCCCTGGATCCCTCTCTGTTAGACTGAGGCCTCCAGTCTCTGGGGGTTCTCTGTACCAAGGATGCAGCCATGGAACAGGTCGAGGCTACCAAGGCAAACTGCAGGCAAAGcaccctggcagagctgggactgtgTGTGAGCCAGCCATCTCCTTTGATGAGCTGGTGTGGCTGCTTGAAGCACAGCAGACCCCaggccagtgctgcagcaggagctttgCCTGCCCCTGTTTTCCATGGCTGTGTGCAGGAAGGAGGGGAGCACAGTCTCCTCCACCCCCGCTCTGTGTGGTGGTGCCACAAAGCCCAGGGGCTTCGTATCTGGGCCATGCTACATATAGCATCCGTAGGGCCTCACTGGGCTCCCAAGGGCCATTCTGTCTCTCCAATCAAGGGCAAAGCTCTTCTGCAGCCACGCTTTCTTGTCCCTCAAAGATGGGGTGGGAAGGGCCCAGGTTTGGCTCAGTGCAGTGAGAAGCATGATTCCTGTGCAGCTCTCCTACCAGATGGAGCTCTGGGCCTTGCCCGGCCTGCCAGCCGGAGTGGGGATGTGCAGGGGCAGGCGCTGCGCTGCGCAGCAGGTGAGCATATCCATCAGTCCAGCCTAGAGCTGCGATCTCTGCCAGATCTGCCAGATCAATAACACCGATTCTCAGATACCCTCCCTTACTCCTCCGTCTTGTAACTCCCCAGCTCTAATGGCCTCAGAGAAGATGCCAGGAGTCTCCCCCCAGGAGTGCTGCCCCCAGGTCCTGTCAAATGGGACCTCATGTCTCCCCCCCCAGCAATTAGCAGTGGGAGAGCAAATCGTTGCTGGTAGGGACCGGCTGCTGCGTGGGCATCCTGCTGTCACGTTTTGAGCAGGACCCAGCATGTAGTGCTGCGCAGTGATTCacaagcaggaggaagagagagagagactcTCTTCTTCCATGTTGGGGGATAGGCTGAGGGCAGGGGAGAGATGTTCCTCTTGGAAAGGATGTGCACCCACCTTTCTCCTCGAAGAGGGGTGTCCCCTACAGCAGGATGTCCTTGGGGCAAGGCCGGGTTTTaattgctgcagcagcaccagacACCCGAGTCATTGTCCCCCTTGGTGCTTCTGTGCCCAGCCTGCCTCCCGCAGCTACTGGGGATGGTCCTTGAGCTACTGGGAGCAGCGATGCCCCCAGCACactccagcagagcagaaggatgCCCCACATGCCCTGGCTTTCTCTCCAGAGCTAGGGGCAGCTGGGCTGATCTGGCCTCCTAGgagagctgcctgtgccctgcctctgcctgcttgTCCGTCTGTCTTGCTGCATTGACCCGTGCCTGCTGGTATcggcactgctgtgctgcaccaTGTCTGTCTGGCTACCTCCTGGCCCCTGTTTATGCTTGGCTGTCTCTCTGTCTGACACCTGCCAATACAAATGCTGCCTGCCCCCCTCTCCATTTGTTGGTCTGTCTGTCATCATCAGATTTTCTCCTCCTcacccttttcttttcctttggccAGTATCTGGAGGCCTCTGCATTAGGTGTGACTTGGGGACTGATTTTCTCTGGTTTATGGATAGCAGCCAGGCTGCAATCTGCAGTGAAGGGACTATCCAGCAGGAGAACCTCTGCAAGGAGCCTCCTGTAAATACCTAGGCAGGATGCTcgctgccagcactgcccagaAACTGCACAATCACGCCTGTCTCCACAGCACCACAAGGAAGAGATTTAAAGGGAGCCAAGACCTCTTGTAATGGGACTTGGGCAACTGCATTCCTGCAAAACGCAGCCCCTTGAGCTTGGACCCCCTGGCTGCCTGTGCTCGCATAGctggggggagggtggggatgTGGAGGGGACATAGTTGTAGAGATATGGCGCTAGATGTAAAAGCGAAGTGTGCGTGTGAGCGCACGCATGTGTGTGCGCATGGTTACACGTGCTGCCCCACATCACAGCTGTGTCTTGACGCAGACCTCGCACTTGCATTTTTTGCAACCTGACAACCTGGCAACACACCTCTTGCGTTTGTCTGTTTGCGTTGCATCGATCTGCTTCCAGTCGTGGCTTTCTGTGTCAGTTTGCCATGCCTTTAATCCCGTCCTTCGCCAGCACTGTCAGTCTGTACCATCCCAGGTCACCAGTGTAGTTGTGCTGCTGTGCACCTGCAGCAGCATATGACCCCCAGCCTGGGTCCGTTCGATaggcagctgccacagcagatAGGGTCAGGCCTTTGCCCTCCTCACGGCAGCACGCTGGGGGCCCTGCTGCACGTGCCCTGGGCCAGCTGGGGTGTCCGGCCCCGTTTGGGGCAGCATGCCCGCAGCCCACGTAGCGAGCAAGCAGGCAGAGGTCAGATTTTGTAGAATTAGCAAAACCCCACGGCACAGCCAGCTTGCAAAACCTCAGCACTCGAATGTCACCTGGGATCAGGTTTTGCTGGAGCAGAATACGACTTTTCATATCAACTTTCACAGCGCCAGCCCTTTTTGCAGAGCCCGGCCAGGGGGTGCGGGAGGAGGCGAGGACAGGGCAGGCCATCCTGCATGGCTCCGTTCCTTCCTGGGGTGCCTTGGGACCCCAACTCCCAGTGATGCTGCCCTCCTCTCCTGTCATCCCCACCTTGCCCAAGAGCAGGGAAGAGGTCTTTTGCCGGGCTGCCTTCTGGGtccaaagacattttttgcCTGTGTAGGAGCAGCTCACTGAGCCCCTTCCCAGCCACGTGGGGGGACACCCAGCCCGTGTTCACgtccccactgccaccagccccGGGCCTAAACCTTGAGGCTTGTGGCCGTTGGCAGCACGGGCAGAGCTTCAGCTGCGTCCCCGCAGTTCCACCATTCCCTGCTTGGAGACCGGTGCTGCCTGGGTCTGTGGTGACCTGGTGCAGGCTGGCCTCGTCGGGCCTGCTcgtttggggagggggaataCTTGCCCCCTCCTCAGCAAAGCCCAAGCCAAGCTCTTCTTTCCACTTCCAAAGCAGAGCAGCTACCCAAACCAGGGGAGGATGAGAGCTGGCAACTCCTCTGCAAAATGCGATGTTCCCATGGCGATGGGAAACTGCCGCCCTTCCCAGTCTGCAGAAAGAGGGGAACGGgaaggggggggcagggagacGGACACACCCGCCCATCCCCCGCACCACTGCGTGCCCCGCCAagcccccttccccctgcccaaggggctgccccccggccccggtGTCCCAGCCTTGGCCCgagccccccggggccgggACAGCCACAGCCCGGGGCGGGGGTAGGCCCGCAGAGGCAGCCCCCCGCGCAGAGGCAGCCCCTCCCCCCGTAAAGGCAGCCCCCCCCCAGAAGGCAGCCTCCCCCGCAGAACCAGCCCCCCGCAGAACCAGCCCCCCCCGCAGaggcagcccccctcccccccaaagGCAGCCCCCCCCCGCAGAGGCAGCCCCCCCCCTCGCCGCAGGGCCGGGGGCCGAGCCTCCGTGACGCCGCCCCGCACTGATTTGCTggggccgcccgcccggccctTCCCAAACTGCGGGAGCGCCGCACCGCCCACAGCCCCGCCGGGCAGCAGCgcgggcagcggcagcagcgcgggcagcgcgggcagcaCCGGACAgcgccggcggccccgcgggcggcagcgcgggcagcACCGGACAGCGCCGGGCCAGGTAGGCACCGacccgcccgcccccgcccccagcGGCggtgccccggccccgcggggagggggcacggggctggggccgCTCCGCAGTGCCCCCCGCTCCCCGGTGCGCCGGTGTGGCAGGGGGACCCTCTCGTCCCTGCCGCGGtggcggcgggcagggggaTGCTCTGCGGGGGCAGCGGCCGCGGAGGGGGATGCTCTCCGTGCCGGGATGCTCTCCGTGCTTTCGCATCGGtgccggtgcccccccccccgcccagcacGGGGACTGCGGCATTGCTCCGTGGGCACGCCCGCGCGCGCAcccccgcccctcgccccccACCTCCCGCTCCCACGCGTGGCTGCTGCGcccctgcccgctccccgcAAAGGGGCCAGCGCCCACCCGGAGCCCTCCCGCCccctgcagggccagggcacAGGTCTCACCCGCTCCGCTTTGCCCCCAGTGCCCGGGAGCCCCCGTGTGCCCCCCTTTTGctggcagctcccccccccgccccccgtcACGGCCAGGCTCGGGGCCGGGGACTTGGTTTCTCTCAGCCCACCAATCTggctctctccttccccagcatcaCTCAGCCACCGCACCACCATGCCCACAGCCCGCTTGTCACCCTTGGCTTGTCACGGTGGTGGGCACAGGGGTACGGACCACCGCACTGTGGCCCCAAGCAGGTGGCAGATACTGCTCTGCCAGAGCCGGAGTCACCCCAACACTGAGTCACCCCAACGCTGCCATCCTCGGGGGTCCTGTCCCCATGCAAAGCCTCTGGGATCATGCAGGAGCAAGAGCTAGCTCCGCTCCCGGCACCACTGtcaggaggagagaaggggTACAAGGGATCCAAGGGCTCCTGAACCCAGAACCTAGAGGATCTGAGTGCTTTTGCACACAGCTAGGAGGAAGCCCCCTCTCTGGGAGCTTATTTGCACTGATTTTCTGGAGGAAAGCCTGGCTGTGACCTAGATAGTGCCCCAGGACACTGAGAGAGGAGTGGATCCGAGCTGAGAAAGGACAAAGCAAGGGACAGGGGCTGGTCTCCTACATCACGCATTTGCCCCCATTTGCAATGTCTTGGttgccaaaaccaaacagaagggaatttttcttcctggccAGGGTTTGGGGTTGCAGATATAGAGATCTTTCACAGCTTCAGAGTGAGCAAACGGGTTTGGTATTTCCTCCCAGAACATTTCGTGAAAGACCcaaaaaatgctaaaaagaaaaatccagctgGTTGCAGTGCAGGCAGTTCCTAGCTCTTCTCTGGATGCTTGGGCAGGCTCAGAGGGAGCAAACTGGGGGTCTTctgtcccctctgccagcctggAGCCCCAAAGGTGGTAATTTACCTCCCCCTCTTGGACctgcccccacacccccagcctggAGGACCGACTGCAGCGCGCTCGGTGTGTCCTTCAGCCCTGGTGTCTGCTTTGCTGCTCCCCCACCCTCTCCCTCCATTCCGCATGTCTGCGGCTGGAttccctgtgcagctgcttggCTGGGCTGCAAACCTTTAATTGATTCCTTTCAGCTGGATTGGaacccccagcagccctggggttTTGACAGCACATCTGCGGGCTCCTTACCCACCCAGACCAGCAGGCAGCTTGAAGGGAGAGGAGCATCATGCCAGGGACCCAGAGGGTGGACTCTGCCACCCCAAAGACCTTCCACCCCATGGCCGGGcaggctcagctcagctcctggAGACGTGGTGCCATCCCTCGGTGGTCTTGGCTCCCTGTCCAGCTGCCGTGTCCCTCCTTTTCACTGCTCTTGGCCCCTTTCCCTCACTGCATTGCAATGAGTCATCTTTGCTGAGCTCACCCGCTGGAGCCGCAGGGGGGCTGGCAGGCCTGGCACCCGCCGGCGCGAGGGAGGGTCCCTCACCTGGCAGCACGCTCACCGTgagccgcagccccccggccaTGATGTGCAGGCACCGGGGCACATCCCGAtttctcctgcctgtccctcGAGTGGGCACCCAgcctgggcacagggcaggaggaggggaaggcGGCACGTGTGGgccttgctgcaggcagctgcaggtctGCGCCACGCTCATTTCATGTCTGACGCAGGGGATCCAGAAAAGAGACCGTGGCCAGCATTGCCTGGGGATGTGGGAAGCACAGTGCCCGATTCCCTAGCTCGTTGCAGGGCTAGCTGGTCCCTGCGCAGCGAATCAGACCTCATGACgaggagcagaggctgcagagcatTACTTGTGCGAGAAGAGGCAGCCTGGCCACCTGTGCCATGTGTGCCCATGTCTGTACCACCAAGGGCCCACATCTGTGTGCTGGGGCCATGGCCTGGCTAactgcctctctctctccctgcccagacTCCCCTTTTGCTGACAGCACCTTGAGCGGAGAGATGAACCCCACCGTCAGCATCGCTGTCATCCTGACAGGTACAGCCGGCAGACACGCATCCCCTCCCTGCTTTCCAGTGAGCCTGAGCTCAGCCCAGAGCAGCCGGGCAAGGGCCAGGAGGCTGCACAGGCATCCCCAGTCCTCACTGTTCCCTGCCCAACCCCTGCTTGCCTCTCCCAGTGCTCCAGGCTGCCCACTGCCAGATGATCAAGGACCTGAGTGCCTGTCTGCTGGGCCAGAGCCTCCGGGTGGACTGCCGTTatgagaacaaaaccagcaacccCCTGACCTATGAGTTCAGCATCACCAAGGACAACAGGAAGCATGTCATCCACAGCACCATCAGCGTCTCTGAAAATGTCTACCGAAGCCGAGCCAACGTCACCATGCACAAGAACCTGGTGTGCCTCTACCTGCAGAGCTTCACCACCAGTGATGAAGGTGTCTACATGTGTGAGCTGAAGGCCACCAATGACTACACTGGCAACCAGATAAAGAACATCACTGTCATCAAAGGTGAGACGGGCAGCGGCGCCTAGCCTCAGTCCCTCCTTCACACCTGCTCCTTGGCTTGGCAGGGCCAGTAGAGAAAACCACAACCCCCTATGGCATC of the Falco rusticolus isolate bFalRus1 chromosome 16, bFalRus1.pri, whole genome shotgun sequence genome contains:
- the THY1 gene encoding thy-1 membrane glycoprotein — its product is MNPTVSIAVILTVLQAAHCQMIKDLSACLLGQSLRVDCRYENKTSNPLTYEFSITKDNRKHVIHSTISVSENVYRSRANVTMHKNLVCLYLQSFTTSDEGVYMCELKATNDYTGNQIKNITVIKDKLEKCAGFSLLIQNTSWLLLLLLSLPLLQAVDFVSL